Genomic segment of Vulpes lagopus strain Blue_001 chromosome 7, ASM1834538v1, whole genome shotgun sequence:
tcattttttaaaaatttcagatgaCTGACCCAGTCACGTTAAATGTAGGTGGACACTTGTATACAACGTCTCTGACCACACTGACGCGTTACCCGGATTCCATGCTTGGAGCTATGTTTGGGGGGGACTTCCCCACAGCTCGAGACCCTCAAGGCAATTACTTCATTGATCGAGATGGACCTCTTTTCCGATATGTTCTCAACTTCTTAAGAACTTCAGAATTGACCTTACCTTTGGATTTTAAGGAATTTGATCTGCTTCGGAAAGAAGCAGATTTTTATCAGATTGAGCCCTTGATTCAGTGTCTCAATGACCCTAAGCCTTTGTATCCTATGGATACTTTTGAAGAGGTTGTGGAATTATCTAGCACTCGGAAGCTTTCTAAGTACTCCAATCCAGTAGCTGTCATCATAACCCAATTAACCATCACCACCAAGGTCCATTCCTTACTAGAAGGTATCTCAAACTATTTCACGAA
This window contains:
- the KCTD6 gene encoding BTB/POZ domain-containing protein KCTD6 isoform X3; translated protein: MDNGDWGYMMTDPVTLNVGGHLYTTSLTTLTRYPDSMLGAMFGGDFPTARDPQGNYFIDRDGPLFRYVLNFLRTSELTLPLDFKEFDLLRKEADFYQIEPLIQCLNDPKPLYPMDTFEEVVELSSTRKLSKYSNPVAVIITQLTITTKVHSLLEGISNYFTKWNKHMMDTRDCQVSFTFGPCDYHQEVSLRVHLMEYITKQGFTIRNTRVHHMSERANENTVEHNWTFCRLARKTDD
- the KCTD6 gene encoding BTB/POZ domain-containing protein KCTD6 isoform X1, which translates into the protein MFLLFHFPGTWAPQDAALEQMDNGDWGYMMTDPVTLNVGGHLYTTSLTTLTRYPDSMLGAMFGGDFPTARDPQGNYFIDRDGPLFRYVLNFLRTSELTLPLDFKEFDLLRKEADFYQIEPLIQCLNDPKPLYPMDTFEEVVELSSTRKLSKYSNPVAVIITQLTITTKVHSLLEGISNYFTKWNKHMMDTRDCQVSFTFGPCDYHQEVSLRVHLMEYITKQGFTIRNTRVHHMSERANENTVEHNWTFCRLARKTDD
- the KCTD6 gene encoding BTB/POZ domain-containing protein KCTD6 isoform X2, coding for MGPSPRCCFPGTWAPQDAALEQMDNGDWGYMMTDPVTLNVGGHLYTTSLTTLTRYPDSMLGAMFGGDFPTARDPQGNYFIDRDGPLFRYVLNFLRTSELTLPLDFKEFDLLRKEADFYQIEPLIQCLNDPKPLYPMDTFEEVVELSSTRKLSKYSNPVAVIITQLTITTKVHSLLEGISNYFTKWNKHMMDTRDCQVSFTFGPCDYHQEVSLRVHLMEYITKQGFTIRNTRVHHMSERANENTVEHNWTFCRLARKTDD